The following proteins are co-located in the Rhea pennata isolate bPtePen1 chromosome 2, bPtePen1.pri, whole genome shotgun sequence genome:
- the LOC134136135 gene encoding C-C chemokine receptor type 2-like isoform X1 yields the protein MVENYTADLDNLPLTTEFDYDDAIACVNSEEKNFAAKFLPPLYSLVVIFGLLGNMLVVLILVKYKRLKSMTDIYLLNLAISDLLFIFSLPFWAYYAAQEWIFGDALCRILSGVYLLGFYSGIFFIILLTIDRYLAIVHAVFALKARTVAYGILTSTVTWAVALLFSLPGIFFHKSQKENSRYTCSPHYPIGDSMNWKYFCILKMNILGLIFPMIIMIFSYSQILKTLMRCRNEKKQKAVRLIFVIMIFYFIFWTPFNIASFLYTFQTSLSLSTCEISGQLGKAIQVTETISMIHCCINPVIYAFVGEKFRKYLYTFFRKHVAAHLCKKCPVLYHEKLERVSSTFTPSTAEHDISTGL from the coding sequence ATGGTGGAAAACTACACCGCTGACTTAGACAACTTGCCACTGACAACAGAATTTGATTACGACGATGCAATAGCATGCGtgaattctgaagaaaagaattttgcaGCAAAATTTCTGCCACCGCTTTACTCTTTGGTGGTGATATTTGGcctcctgggcaacatgctcgTTGTCCTTATCCTGGTAAAATACAAGCGACTGAAGAGCATGACCGACATCTACCTGCTCAATTTGGCAATTTCTGATTTGCTGTTTAtattttccctccctttttggGCTTACTATGCTGCCCAGGAGTGGATTTTTGGAGACGCACTCTGCAGAATTCTCTCAGGTGTCTACCTCCTTGGCTTCTACAGTGGGATCTTTTTCATAATCCTGTTGACCATAGACAGGTATCTGGCCATAGTGCATGCAGTGTTTGCTTTAAAAGCCAGGACAGTTGCCTACGGCATCCTCACCAGCACTGTCACTTGGGCTGTTGctcttttattctctctcccAGGAATCTTTTTTCACAaaagtcaaaaggaaaattcacGTTATACATGCAGCCCTCATTATCCAATAGGTGACTCAATGAATTGGAAgtacttttgtattttaaagatgaacaTCCTGGGACTTATTTTTCCAATGATCATTATGATTTTCAGTTACTCCCAAATTCTAAAAACATTAATGAGATGTAGgaatgagaaaaaacagaaggcaGTCAGACTTATTTTTGTGATCATGATTTTTTACTTCATCTTCTGGACACCATTTaatattgcttcttttttgtACACCTTTCAAACTTCATTATCTCTCAGTACTTGTGAAATTAGTGGTCAACTGGGGAAAGCAATCCAAGTGACAGAAACCATTTCAATGATCCACTGCTGTATCAACCCTGTGATCTATGCATTTGTTGGAGAAAAATTTAGGAAATATCTTTATACCTTTTTCCGAAAGCATGTTGCAGCTCACCTCTGCAAAAAATGTCCAGTTCTTTATCatgaaaaattagaaagagTTAGTTCCACATTCACACCGTCTACTGCAGAGCATGACATCTCAACAGGACTGTAA
- the LOC134136135 gene encoding C-C chemokine receptor type 5-like isoform X2 yields the protein MADSLDEHMVENYTADLDNLPLTTEFDYDDAIACVNSEEKNFAAKFLPPLYSLVVIFGLLGNMLVVLILVKYKRLKSMTDIYLLNLAISDLLFIFSLPFWAYYAAQEWIFGDALCRILSGVYLLGFYSGIFFIILLTIDRYLAIVHAVFALKARTVAYGILTSTVTWAVALLFSLPGIFFHKSQKENSRYTCSPHYPIGDSMNWKYFCILKMNILGLIFPMIIMIFSYSQILKTLMRCRNEKKQKAVRLIFVIMIFYFIFWTPFNIASFLYTFQTSLSLSTCEISGQLGKAIQVTETISMIHCCINPVIYAFVGEKFRKYLYTFFRKHVAAHLCKKCPVLYHEKLERVSSTFTPSTAEHDISTGL from the exons ATGGCAGATTCATTGG aTGAACACATGGTGGAAAACTACACCGCTGACTTAGACAACTTGCCACTGACAACAGAATTTGATTACGACGATGCAATAGCATGCGtgaattctgaagaaaagaattttgcaGCAAAATTTCTGCCACCGCTTTACTCTTTGGTGGTGATATTTGGcctcctgggcaacatgctcgTTGTCCTTATCCTGGTAAAATACAAGCGACTGAAGAGCATGACCGACATCTACCTGCTCAATTTGGCAATTTCTGATTTGCTGTTTAtattttccctccctttttggGCTTACTATGCTGCCCAGGAGTGGATTTTTGGAGACGCACTCTGCAGAATTCTCTCAGGTGTCTACCTCCTTGGCTTCTACAGTGGGATCTTTTTCATAATCCTGTTGACCATAGACAGGTATCTGGCCATAGTGCATGCAGTGTTTGCTTTAAAAGCCAGGACAGTTGCCTACGGCATCCTCACCAGCACTGTCACTTGGGCTGTTGctcttttattctctctcccAGGAATCTTTTTTCACAaaagtcaaaaggaaaattcacGTTATACATGCAGCCCTCATTATCCAATAGGTGACTCAATGAATTGGAAgtacttttgtattttaaagatgaacaTCCTGGGACTTATTTTTCCAATGATCATTATGATTTTCAGTTACTCCCAAATTCTAAAAACATTAATGAGATGTAGgaatgagaaaaaacagaaggcaGTCAGACTTATTTTTGTGATCATGATTTTTTACTTCATCTTCTGGACACCATTTaatattgcttcttttttgtACACCTTTCAAACTTCATTATCTCTCAGTACTTGTGAAATTAGTGGTCAACTGGGGAAAGCAATCCAAGTGACAGAAACCATTTCAATGATCCACTGCTGTATCAACCCTGTGATCTATGCATTTGTTGGAGAAAAATTTAGGAAATATCTTTATACCTTTTTCCGAAAGCATGTTGCAGCTCACCTCTGCAAAAAATGTCCAGTTCTTTATCatgaaaaattagaaagagTTAGTTCCACATTCACACCGTCTACTGCAGAGCATGACATCTCAACAGGACTGTAA